A single genomic interval of Stieleria maiorica harbors:
- a CDS encoding DUF1552 domain-containing protein, translating into MNRSFETRRRFLRDLGIGTAALPFLSGLSSLQAADSNAETKTCPKRLVIMFSPNGTLPDEFWPDAFDPRGELQLKPMLAALEPFRDQTLLLKGVNNQVGGDGDNHMRGMSCLLTARQLNPGNIQGGGHTPAGWASGISIDQEVRNHFQSSDQTRTRFGSLEFGVAVPDRADPWTRMCYAGSDRPLAPIDDPEQMFQRLYGGAQDRQTVASVLDHVSEDLAKLSRKLSAADRQMLEQHLENVRQLETQIAAAASDSELVHPEPEIDPNIELVNDNTPEISRMQIDLMVNSLANDLTRVATLQFMRSVGQARMRWLDIEEGHHSLSHEPDGDQQAHDKLRRINAWFAGELAYLAKRLSEIPEPGRDGESLLDNTQIVWLNELGKGNSHTLDDIPFLLVGGGAGLKTGRAIDFGGVPHNRLWMSLAHGLGHQGLTSFGSPDFCADGPLDLTS; encoded by the coding sequence ATGAACCGATCCTTCGAAACCCGACGTCGCTTTTTGCGTGACCTGGGAATTGGAACCGCGGCGTTACCCTTTCTTTCCGGCCTCAGTAGCCTGCAGGCAGCGGATTCCAATGCGGAAACCAAGACATGTCCCAAACGGCTGGTGATCATGTTTTCGCCCAACGGGACACTGCCCGACGAGTTTTGGCCGGACGCCTTTGATCCCCGCGGCGAACTGCAGCTGAAACCGATGCTTGCCGCGCTCGAACCGTTCCGCGATCAAACACTGTTGTTGAAAGGGGTGAACAACCAGGTCGGGGGCGACGGAGACAACCACATGCGTGGAATGTCATGTCTGTTGACGGCCCGACAGCTGAATCCGGGAAACATTCAAGGCGGGGGGCACACGCCAGCGGGATGGGCCAGCGGGATCTCGATCGACCAAGAGGTTCGCAACCATTTTCAATCCAGCGATCAAACCCGTACGCGGTTCGGGTCTTTGGAATTCGGCGTCGCCGTCCCCGACCGCGCGGATCCCTGGACGCGGATGTGCTATGCGGGAAGCGATCGCCCGCTCGCGCCGATCGATGATCCGGAGCAGATGTTTCAAAGGTTGTACGGCGGCGCCCAAGATCGACAGACGGTCGCGAGTGTCCTGGATCATGTCAGCGAAGATCTGGCCAAGCTGTCGCGGAAGCTGAGTGCAGCGGACCGCCAGATGCTGGAGCAACATCTGGAAAACGTGCGGCAGCTGGAAACACAGATTGCGGCGGCCGCATCGGATTCGGAACTGGTCCATCCCGAACCCGAAATCGATCCGAACATCGAGTTGGTCAACGACAACACGCCCGAGATCAGCCGCATGCAAATCGATCTGATGGTGAACAGCCTGGCGAACGATTTAACGCGAGTCGCGACGCTGCAGTTCATGCGATCGGTCGGGCAGGCCCGGATGCGGTGGCTGGACATCGAAGAGGGGCATCATTCGCTGTCACATGAACCCGACGGCGATCAGCAAGCGCACGACAAGCTTCGCCGGATCAATGCCTGGTTTGCCGGTGAGCTTGCGTATCTGGCGAAGCGACTTTCCGAAATCCCCGAACCGGGACGCGACGGCGAGTCCTTGCTGGACAACACTCAAATTGTTTGGTTGAACGAACTCGGGAAAGGTAACTCCCACACGCTCGACGACATTCCGTTTCTGCTCGTTGGCGGGGGCGCCGGACTCAAGACCGGTCGGGCGATCGATTTCGGTGGCGTCCCCCACAATCGATTGTGGATGTCGCTCGCGCATGGGCTGGGGCATCAAGGCCTGACGTCATTCGGCTCGCCAGATTTCTGTGCCGATGGGCCGTTGGACCTCACGAGCTAG
- a CDS encoding serine/threonine-protein kinase — MHYDRETLNDFLHDRLDSDTDEITAHIESCENCQSMVEEMVETQLTWGDAGELLRTPAAEFTVESTSRSGATEQIERSGATRFLKPSNHPDSIGRFARFEIQRVLGRGGMGIVMLALDTSLGRLCAVKVLAPELATSAAARRRFSREAKSAAAVVHPHVVPIQTVDEYDGLPYLVMPVVEGPSLQQRVDQDGPLSLIGTVRIAAQIADGLSAAHEQGLVHRDIKPANILLENGVERVQITDFGLARAVDDASMTRSGVIAGTPQYMSPEQAHGDSIDHRSDLFSLGSVMYFMLTGRSPFRAETTMGVLNRIVNDVPRSLRDINADVPEWLDSIVMRLLSKHPDQRYRCSSEVAQLLKGWQSYLLAPNRPQASEDAPAIPLPERVPAGRRKTGGALPWILAAGLFAVLVWAATIIIFQSDQGTLQIESFADTNVPIVVRQGDQVVKELTVTQDGASIEVKSGAYVIEIAGAADGFEIKNDSVVIKRGATRVAKIVETKSGAADTTPDTVAQVPQRSESQRSESQRSELQRSELQRSESQRTELQRTEPPKLSPFTRMEFNENQILVTYQSQQYELLQIDHFAIDDLVNKAQAQFGKIWKKRLSEDLVQVFWSQGHFPGESVKLKLKRPDSGEVVSVIAKMTEANRQTLYRDNEHNQPESRRVEDFLQGVLSTKTSVQADDVPLEKFLSELSEKHHVPILLDRRNLKQAGVPIDASVKIDIQNVSLRSVLKMALAKVGCRYEVEHEIIRVVAATKP; from the coding sequence ATGCACTACGATCGTGAAACACTGAACGACTTTCTGCACGACCGTTTGGATTCCGATACAGACGAAATCACCGCACACATCGAATCGTGCGAGAATTGTCAGTCCATGGTCGAGGAGATGGTTGAAACGCAATTGACCTGGGGGGATGCCGGTGAACTGCTTCGCACACCCGCGGCAGAGTTCACGGTTGAATCCACGTCAAGAAGTGGGGCAACCGAGCAAATCGAGCGATCCGGGGCAACGCGTTTCTTGAAGCCATCGAACCATCCCGATTCGATCGGGCGTTTTGCACGCTTTGAGATCCAGCGCGTGCTCGGTCGCGGCGGGATGGGCATCGTGATGCTGGCCCTGGACACCTCACTCGGACGCCTCTGCGCCGTGAAGGTGTTGGCGCCCGAGCTGGCCACCTCCGCCGCGGCTCGCCGGCGGTTTTCTCGAGAAGCCAAGAGTGCCGCGGCGGTCGTCCACCCGCACGTCGTTCCGATTCAAACGGTGGATGAGTACGATGGGCTGCCCTATTTGGTCATGCCGGTCGTGGAAGGCCCGAGTTTGCAGCAACGTGTCGATCAGGATGGGCCGTTGTCGCTGATCGGAACCGTCCGCATTGCGGCTCAAATCGCAGACGGCCTGTCCGCGGCACACGAACAGGGGTTGGTCCACCGCGATATAAAACCGGCAAACATCTTGCTCGAAAACGGTGTCGAGCGCGTTCAAATCACGGACTTCGGTTTGGCCAGAGCGGTCGACGATGCCAGCATGACACGCAGCGGCGTAATCGCGGGCACCCCGCAATACATGTCGCCGGAACAAGCGCACGGCGACTCGATCGACCACCGCAGCGATCTGTTCTCGCTCGGCAGCGTCATGTACTTCATGCTCACCGGTCGCAGCCCCTTTCGAGCGGAAACGACGATGGGCGTGCTCAATCGGATCGTCAATGACGTCCCCAGATCGCTGCGGGACATCAACGCCGATGTCCCCGAGTGGCTCGATTCGATCGTGATGCGGCTGCTAAGCAAGCACCCGGACCAGCGTTATCGATGTTCGTCCGAAGTCGCCCAGCTATTGAAAGGCTGGCAATCCTACCTGCTGGCCCCGAACAGACCCCAGGCATCGGAGGACGCACCGGCGATTCCTCTCCCGGAACGCGTGCCCGCCGGTCGTCGCAAAACCGGCGGGGCACTGCCTTGGATCCTTGCCGCGGGCTTGTTCGCCGTCCTCGTGTGGGCGGCCACCATCATCATCTTTCAATCCGACCAGGGAACGCTCCAAATCGAAAGTTTCGCCGATACCAACGTGCCCATCGTTGTCCGACAGGGAGACCAAGTTGTCAAAGAATTGACGGTGACCCAAGACGGGGCCTCGATCGAAGTGAAGTCCGGCGCCTATGTCATTGAGATCGCTGGCGCGGCCGATGGCTTTGAAATCAAGAACGATTCGGTGGTCATCAAACGCGGGGCAACACGGGTGGCCAAGATCGTCGAAACGAAGTCCGGCGCCGCCGACACAACGCCCGACACGGTGGCTCAAGTGCCCCAACGCAGTGAGTCTCAGCGCAGTGAGTCTCAGCGCAGTGAGCTCCAGCGCAGTGAGCTCCAGCGCAGTGAGTCTCAGCGCACTGAGCTCCAGCGCACTGAACCTCCCAAACTCTCCCCGTTCACTCGCATGGAGTTCAACGAGAATCAGATCCTGGTCACGTATCAGTCCCAACAATACGAGTTGCTTCAGATCGACCATTTCGCGATCGATGATTTGGTCAATAAGGCCCAAGCACAATTTGGGAAGATTTGGAAGAAACGATTGAGTGAAGACTTGGTCCAGGTCTTTTGGAGTCAGGGGCACTTTCCAGGTGAGTCTGTCAAGCTAAAACTCAAGCGACCTGATTCTGGGGAAGTCGTTTCTGTCATCGCGAAAATGACGGAAGCGAATCGGCAGACGCTATATCGCGATAATGAACATAACCAACCGGAGAGCCGCCGCGTCGAAGACTTCCTGCAGGGGGTGCTATCAACCAAAACGTCTGTCCAAGCGGACGATGTCCCGCTGGAGAAGTTCCTGTCGGAACTTTCGGAGAAACATCACGTCCCGATCCTCTTGGATCGACGAAATCTAAAGCAGGCCGGCGTCCCCATCGACGCATCGGTCAAGATCGACATCCAGAACGTGAGTCTTCGCAGCGTTCTAAAAATGGCCCTCGCCAAGGTCGGTTGCCGATACGAAGTGGAGCACGAGATCATCCGCGTCGTCGCCGCAACCAAACCGTAA
- a CDS encoding RNA polymerase sigma factor, with amino-acid sequence MLQGPETRASLIGKLNQPASDEVWAEFVAIYRPLVVRVARAKGVQHADAEDLAQEVFTAVRRSLSTFETRGRGSFRGWLFRITRNLVVNHLTRSKGPVGSGDSQIQQLLMQQPDRQNETATLFAYELRRQQLHVAADRVRPNFEPDTWHAFWRTAVQGESISSVAASLEKSEGAVRMAKCRVFARLQEEVQRLSELWETEG; translated from the coding sequence ATGTTGCAGGGTCCAGAAACACGAGCGTCACTGATCGGCAAGCTGAACCAACCGGCTTCGGACGAGGTTTGGGCGGAGTTTGTCGCGATTTATCGGCCGCTCGTGGTTCGGGTCGCGCGGGCCAAGGGCGTGCAGCATGCCGACGCGGAGGATCTGGCGCAAGAGGTTTTCACAGCGGTCAGACGGTCATTGTCGACGTTTGAAACGCGTGGGCGCGGTTCGTTTCGCGGCTGGTTGTTCCGCATCACACGTAATCTGGTCGTCAACCACTTGACGCGGTCCAAGGGGCCGGTGGGGTCGGGCGACAGCCAGATTCAGCAGTTGTTGATGCAACAACCGGATCGGCAAAACGAAACAGCCACGTTGTTTGCCTACGAACTCCGGCGTCAGCAACTTCACGTTGCCGCCGATCGGGTACGACCGAATTTCGAACCCGACACGTGGCACGCGTTTTGGCGGACGGCGGTCCAGGGCGAATCGATCTCCAGCGTCGCGGCATCACTGGAAAAATCCGAGGGTGCCGTGCGGATGGCAAAGTGCCGCGTGTTTGCACGTTTGCAAGAAGAAGTTCAACGCCTGTCAGAGTTATGGGAGACCGAAGGATGA
- the fucP gene encoding L-fucose:H+ symporter permease: MNENEVDLESPGNHNEAPSSDATKQTHRVVPSHYVYPFVLVTTLFALWGFANDITNPLVRAFKEIFLISNAQSSLVQWAFYGGYATMAIPAALVIRKVSYKSGIIIGLLLYAVGALLTIPASVAMNFNIFLVGFYVLTFGLAFLETTANPYILSMGPKETATQRLNLAQAFNPIGSLTGMVVASMLILPSLEVAEFREAEKAAHPEYATMLPSQVDGLITSAMEASAQADPEAHQAMVAHDLDVVKTPYVVIAVIVIAVMLIFIFSKLPDTGHEEDKIELLPLMKHLLTSGRYVGGVIAQAFYVGAQIMCWTFIIHYGMTLVGLSAAQAQNYNILAMSIFLASRFICTFILQYLRPGLLLGILAVGGGLLTLGAIFLQGMTGLYCLVGVSACMSLMFPTIYGIALTGLSPNDAKLGSAGLIFAIVGGAFMPRFQGALIDGDGMTIAGQALESVRVSFFLPFVCFVVIAIFGFSVNFLAAKNTAEPAST, from the coding sequence ATGAACGAAAACGAGGTCGATTTGGAAAGCCCCGGCAATCACAACGAAGCTCCATCAAGTGACGCCACCAAGCAAACGCATCGTGTGGTGCCGTCGCACTATGTCTATCCGTTTGTCCTCGTCACCACCTTGTTCGCGCTCTGGGGTTTTGCCAACGACATCACCAATCCGCTGGTCCGAGCGTTCAAAGAGATCTTCCTGATCAGCAACGCTCAAAGCAGCCTGGTCCAGTGGGCGTTTTATGGCGGTTACGCCACGATGGCGATTCCCGCGGCGCTGGTCATCCGCAAGGTTTCCTACAAGTCGGGAATCATCATCGGGCTGCTGCTGTACGCCGTCGGAGCCCTGCTGACGATCCCGGCCAGCGTGGCGATGAATTTCAATATCTTTCTGGTCGGGTTCTATGTCTTGACGTTCGGATTGGCATTTTTGGAAACAACGGCCAACCCTTACATTCTGTCGATGGGCCCCAAAGAAACGGCGACCCAACGATTGAATCTCGCCCAAGCATTCAACCCGATCGGTTCGCTGACCGGAATGGTCGTTGCCAGCATGCTGATTCTGCCAAGCCTGGAGGTGGCCGAGTTTCGCGAAGCGGAAAAGGCGGCCCATCCGGAATACGCAACCATGCTGCCCAGCCAAGTCGATGGCTTGATCACATCCGCCATGGAAGCCAGTGCGCAGGCCGATCCCGAAGCGCATCAGGCGATGGTGGCGCACGATCTGGACGTCGTGAAAACGCCCTACGTCGTCATCGCGGTGATCGTCATCGCAGTGATGCTGATTTTCATCTTTTCAAAGTTACCCGACACGGGACACGAAGAAGACAAGATCGAATTGCTCCCGTTGATGAAGCATCTGTTGACCAGCGGGCGATACGTCGGCGGCGTGATCGCCCAGGCGTTTTACGTCGGCGCCCAGATCATGTGCTGGACCTTCATCATTCACTACGGCATGACGCTGGTGGGGCTGAGCGCGGCCCAGGCCCAGAATTACAACATTCTGGCGATGAGCATTTTTCTGGCCAGTCGGTTTATCTGCACGTTCATCTTGCAGTACCTCCGCCCCGGATTGTTGCTGGGGATTCTGGCGGTCGGTGGTGGCCTGTTGACGTTGGGGGCGATTTTCTTGCAAGGCATGACCGGACTGTACTGTCTGGTCGGTGTTTCGGCCTGCATGTCGCTGATGTTTCCGACAATTTACGGCATCGCCTTGACCGGATTGTCGCCCAATGACGCCAAGCTCGGTTCGGCCGGTTTGATCTTCGCCATCGTCGGCGGCGCATTCATGCCACGATTCCAAGGCGCCCTGATCGACGGTGACGGCATGACGATCGCCGGCCAAGCACTGGAGTCGGTGCGTGTCTCGTTCTTTCTCCCTTTTGTTTGCTTTGTCGTGATCGCAATCTTCGGATTCTCGGTCAATTTTTTGGCCGCAAAGAATACCGCAGAACCTGCATCGACCTGA
- a CDS encoding class II aldolase/adducin family protein: MNTQTNLDELLSLSRFLGEEHRGLAMLGEGNTSARIDEETFLVKASGSCLQTLAEDDVVACRFDKLLPMLELDALSDQEIEDHLLACRVDPESKKPSVETLFHAYLLSLPDIRFIGHTHSIPVNQILCSPRAEEFATRKLFPDEVVCCGAQSVFVPYTDPGLKLSQSIRDKTKAFMDEFGAPPRVILLANHGLITLGKTPGAVKAAMLMAHKSAEIFVGASALGGPVFMSDEDVDRIANRIDEHYRQRALKL; the protein is encoded by the coding sequence ATGAACACTCAAACCAATCTGGACGAACTTCTTTCCCTTTCCCGCTTCCTCGGCGAAGAACATCGTGGACTGGCGATGTTAGGCGAAGGCAACACGTCGGCGCGAATCGACGAGGAAACGTTTCTCGTCAAAGCCAGCGGCAGTTGCCTGCAGACACTCGCCGAAGACGACGTCGTTGCCTGCCGGTTCGACAAACTGTTGCCGATGCTGGAGTTGGACGCACTGAGTGACCAGGAGATCGAAGACCACCTGCTGGCCTGTCGCGTCGACCCGGAATCCAAAAAACCATCCGTCGAGACGCTGTTTCATGCCTACCTGCTATCGCTGCCGGACATTCGATTCATCGGGCACACCCACAGTATCCCGGTCAACCAGATCCTGTGTTCGCCGCGGGCCGAAGAGTTTGCCACCCGTAAACTGTTTCCCGATGAAGTCGTTTGCTGCGGTGCCCAGTCTGTGTTCGTGCCCTACACCGATCCCGGCCTGAAACTGTCACAATCCATTCGCGACAAGACGAAGGCATTCATGGACGAGTTCGGCGCGCCACCGAGAGTGATTCTGCTGGCCAATCACGGATTGATCACGCTGGGCAAGACCCCCGGCGCGGTCAAAGCCGCGATGCTGATGGCGCACAAGTCGGCGGAGATCTTCGTCGGTGCATCGGCGTTGGGCGGGCCGGTGTTCATGAGCGACGAGGACGTCGATCGCATCGCCAACCGGATTGACGAACATTACCGGCAACGGGCGTTAAAGCTTTAA
- a CDS encoding glycoside hydrolase family protein, protein MAGEVDRSVLVRKSPVLDPHGKMLGVIAAFSDVTAHEVAQADCELVDGGRLENVDITRIVIENVDTPVFVRLGDRGNTYGNRDQKAPVGKLKNVCVRDVVAEVTIEDRAKATEAPYKGLKVDTTPGVTDKEKSKAGPIMITGIPGHPIENVVLENVTISYPGHGNAADAKRDVPEDLDRYPEQFFFGVLPAWGAYIRHAKNIEFKNVQLTLRGTDERQQIVLEDVEGFVQH, encoded by the coding sequence ATGGCTGGCGAAGTCGACCGTAGCGTTCTAGTTCGAAAGTCGCCGGTGCTTGATCCCCACGGCAAAATGTTGGGCGTCATCGCGGCGTTTTCGGATGTGACGGCACATGAGGTCGCACAGGCTGACTGCGAGTTGGTCGATGGTGGACGGCTGGAGAACGTGGACATAACAAGGATTGTGATCGAAAACGTGGACACCCCGGTTTTCGTTCGTCTGGGCGACCGCGGCAATACCTACGGCAACCGCGACCAGAAAGCCCCGGTCGGGAAATTGAAAAACGTATGCGTCCGCGACGTGGTCGCTGAAGTGACGATCGAGGATCGGGCCAAGGCGACGGAGGCGCCGTACAAAGGACTGAAGGTCGACACAACGCCTGGCGTTACCGACAAAGAGAAGTCCAAGGCGGGGCCGATCATGATCACCGGTATTCCAGGGCACCCTATCGAGAACGTTGTCTTGGAGAATGTGACGATCTCGTATCCGGGGCACGGAAATGCCGCGGACGCGAAACGGGACGTGCCGGAGGATCTCGACCGCTATCCGGAACAGTTCTTCTTTGGCGTCTTGCCCGCTTGGGGCGCGTACATCCGCCATGCGAAGAACATCGAATTTAAGAACGTCCAACTGACGCTCCGTGGTACAGACGAACGCCAGCAGATCGTGTTGGAGGATGTGGAGGGTTTTGTGCAGCACTAG
- a CDS encoding PQQ-binding-like beta-propeller repeat protein has protein sequence MPRSLIAAICLFAATNQLPAADWPAFLGPEGAARSSDVVPTTWSNSENLAWKVDLPGTGSSSPIIIGDHLYVVTRRSGTIIFKPGDSFGPLARNVIEDDETVSQTIHEPDHRM, from the coding sequence ATGCCCCGCTCACTGATTGCCGCAATCTGCTTATTCGCTGCTACAAATCAGCTCCCCGCCGCAGACTGGCCTGCGTTTTTGGGACCGGAGGGGGCCGCAAGATCCAGCGACGTCGTCCCCACCACGTGGAGCAACTCTGAGAATCTCGCGTGGAAAGTCGATTTACCCGGGACCGGTTCATCCAGCCCGATCATCATCGGCGACCACCTGTACGTCGTGACGCGTCGCAGCGGCACGATCATTTTCAAGCCCGGCGATTCATTCGGACCGCTGGCGCGAAATGTCATCGAAGACGACGAGACCGTCTCGCAAACCATCCATGAACCCGACCATCGAATGTAG
- a CDS encoding dockerin type I domain-containing protein: MAQKRSKTRRRLRTESLESRQLLAANLFHNELMPEDVNQDGQVSALDALAVINEMSRQTQGSGTVDGRSNQQSDQRGPGRMTDVNNDGRDSALDALMVINRLGRDNANFGNRDPDSDTPTDSPTDETDQPNDDEDDDTLSDESSDVVLAWNDLFGEILADAEATLQNPGYASRSMAMLNLAIYDAVGIATDGSDADTFYDYSIDPSGDANLSAEIAAAQAAYTVLSSLYPAQQETLDAFLESSLAGSVSDRSTDASRTLGSEIGSTILAIRANDGSDVIGQYQYTDEAGYFQPDPLSPDVPAWGPAWGEVDTFAIGSTEAFLPASPPDLTSEEYADAYDEVLELGSVDSEVRTDDQTEAGLFWAYDRVGLGTPLALFNDVLLQIAEQQGNSMEENAALFAQASVAMADAGIVAWDTKFGEEFWRPVTAIRAGDSDGNELTEGDVDWTPLGAPNGEDLTGFTPQFPTYISGHATFGGALFATLQEFYGTDDIAFELTSVELEYLIENPELQAAYGIELDDATRSFSSFSEAMAENGRSRVYLGIHFNFDDTVGQDVGSAIAAGVADEFSVAVSDDAARNNDPQKNGNGGRQQDGNRDKSNRIASVDAALTDDGLLF, from the coding sequence ATGGCTCAAAAACGATCCAAGACGCGGCGTCGGCTGCGAACCGAATCGCTTGAATCACGTCAGTTGCTGGCGGCCAATCTCTTTCACAACGAACTGATGCCCGAGGATGTCAACCAAGACGGGCAGGTTTCGGCGCTTGATGCGTTGGCCGTGATCAACGAAATGAGCCGTCAGACGCAGGGTTCTGGGACCGTCGACGGCCGATCGAACCAGCAATCAGACCAGCGCGGTCCCGGACGCATGACGGATGTCAACAACGACGGTCGCGACTCGGCGCTCGACGCGTTGATGGTCATCAATCGCCTCGGCCGCGACAACGCAAATTTCGGCAATCGCGATCCCGACTCGGACACTCCGACCGACTCACCAACGGACGAGACCGATCAACCGAACGACGACGAAGATGACGACACCCTTTCCGACGAAAGCTCCGACGTGGTGCTTGCGTGGAACGATCTATTCGGTGAGATTTTGGCGGATGCCGAGGCGACGCTGCAAAACCCCGGCTACGCGTCCCGCTCCATGGCGATGCTGAATCTTGCCATCTACGATGCGGTCGGCATCGCGACCGACGGATCCGACGCCGACACGTTTTATGACTATTCGATCGACCCCAGCGGCGATGCCAACCTGTCGGCAGAAATCGCCGCAGCACAAGCAGCCTACACCGTGCTAAGCAGTTTGTATCCCGCCCAACAAGAAACGCTTGATGCGTTCTTGGAGTCCAGCCTTGCGGGATCCGTGTCCGACCGAAGCACCGACGCAAGTCGGACGCTTGGCAGCGAGATCGGGAGCACGATTCTGGCCATTCGCGCCAATGATGGTTCCGACGTGATCGGCCAGTATCAGTACACCGATGAAGCAGGGTACTTCCAACCCGATCCGCTCAGTCCCGATGTCCCCGCTTGGGGGCCGGCGTGGGGCGAGGTCGACACCTTTGCGATCGGTTCGACCGAAGCGTTCCTGCCCGCTTCGCCACCCGACCTGACCAGCGAGGAGTACGCGGACGCCTACGATGAAGTCCTGGAGTTGGGTTCGGTCGATAGCGAGGTTCGCACGGACGATCAAACCGAGGCGGGTCTGTTCTGGGCCTATGACCGCGTCGGGCTTGGCACGCCGCTGGCACTGTTCAACGACGTCTTGCTCCAGATCGCCGAACAACAGGGCAATTCGATGGAAGAGAATGCGGCGCTGTTCGCCCAGGCGTCGGTCGCGATGGCCGATGCGGGGATCGTTGCCTGGGACACGAAGTTCGGCGAAGAATTTTGGCGGCCGGTCACGGCGATCCGCGCCGGCGATAGCGACGGAAACGAACTCACTGAAGGCGATGTCGACTGGACCCCATTGGGCGCTCCCAATGGCGAAGACCTGACCGGATTCACTCCACAGTTTCCAACCTACATCTCCGGCCACGCGACCTTCGGAGGCGCGTTGTTCGCAACGCTGCAGGAATTCTATGGCACCGACGACATTGCCTTTGAATTGACGTCGGTTGAATTGGAATACTTGATCGAGAACCCTGAGTTGCAGGCCGCATATGGTATTGAACTGGACGACGCGACGCGTTCGTTCAGTTCCTTTAGCGAAGCGATGGCCGAGAACGGCCGCAGTCGAGTCTACCTGGGCATCCACTTCAACTTCGACGACACCGTGGGGCAAGACGTGGGCAGCGCGATCGCCGCCGGCGTGGCGGATGAGTTCTCCGTCGCGGTGAGCGATGACGCGGCCCGAAACAACGACCCACAGAAAAACGGAAACGGCGGACGCCAACAGGACGGCAATCGCGACAAGAGCAACCGCATCGCGTCGGTCGATGCTGCACTGACCGACGATGGCCTGTTGTTCTAA